The window TACTTGAAGATGAGCACCAAAAGATATACAACTTTGAAGAACTAGCAGAAATGCTAAATATGAGCAAAGACAAGGTCAAAAAGCTTGAAGCAAAGGCGCTGCGCAAACTCAAGGCGCATGTACTCAAGACCGGCAAGCTCCAAGAATTCATTTGATAACATAGCCCCAAAGTCCCATCTGCTGCGTTACGCTCATCCTTCAAAATCCTCATTGGCGGCTCAGCCAACTGCGGTTTTTCAGAACTCGCAAGCCTTGCATATGAACCTTTGGAACTATGTTATACGTGATAAAATAAACACATGAAGTACATCTTAGTTCTAATTCTTTTATTGTCACTCAACCCAGCCCAAGCTGGCGTTATTAAAGCAAGCGGATCACGTCAATGTGCTCTGACCAAAAATATTAATGTAGATGAACTTGTTGATAGTGCAGCAATCATTTTCCGTGGTAGCTTAGATTCCATTAGCCAATCAGAATCCAATGGCTTGCCAGTTCGAGAACTTCATTTTAAAGTATCAGACCCAATTAGAGGAGTTGATAGCAAATTACTCACTCTTAATGAATGGGCTTCTGTCAAGAGTCCCTTTGTTGAGGATGTCATCAAAAATAAGCCTTACGTATTTTTCTTTCATGAACCGAGCAAACTTGGTCTAACTTCATTAATTGGAATGGAACAAGGATTAGTCAATATCGACAGAGAAAATCGCCTTAAATATTCTAAACGACTAGGATTAAAGAAAGTCAAAAACTATTTCTTTATGCAAAGAACGACTGAGCTTGAGTTAAACGACTATAAATCACTTAGAGATTTTTGCTCTAAATAGTAGTAGACCTGTTTCGAAACAGGTCGCTCAAAAAAAGGTAGCAACCATGCGCAACGCATGTGTTGCCCCTCTAGAGAATAGGCTCCTGGTTAATTTTTGCTACAATATGATTATATATGACGGATTTCAAACAAGTTGAACAAAAAGCCAATGAGATAAGGATCAATTCTCTCAAAATGGTACATGCAGCAAACTCAGGACACCCAGGTGGCTCTCTTTCAATTGCTGATATTCTTGCAAGCCTTTATTTTGGTGGACATCTCAAACACAATCCCAAGAATCCAGAAGATCCCAACAGAGACATCTTGGTTCAAAGCAAGGGTCATGCCTCACCGGCTCTTTATTCTTGTCTTGGCTTAGCTGGTTTCTTCCCTATTGAAGAGACCATGAGCTTCCGTCAACTAGGTTCACGCTTTCAAGGTCATATCGATAGAATGAGAGTTCCAGGAGTTGAAATTTCAACTGGTTCACTTGGTCACGGACTTTCCAACTCTGTTGGTATTGCATTAGCTGCCAAACTAGACAAGCATCCACGTAGAGTCTTTGCAATTCTTAGTGATGGTGAGCTGCAAGAAGGATCTAACTGGGAAGCAGCAATGTCAGCGGCGCATTTCAAACTCAGTAATTTAACAGCAATAGTAGATCGCAATCGTATTCAACTAGACGGCTGGACAGAAACAACAATGGGCTTAGACCCACTTCCTGACAAGTTCAAAGCCTTTAACTGGGAAGTCATTGAAATCAATGGTCACAACTTAGAACAAATAGATCAAGCACTAACTAAAGCAGCAGCGCTTGGTACTGGTGAGAAACCAATCATGATTATTGCAAGCACGATCAAAGGCAAGGGCGTTAGCTTCATGGAAGATCAAGTCGCTTGGCATGGTGTAGCACCTCAAGATGCTGATCTAGCAAATGCGCTAAAGGAGCTAGTTTAAATTATGGGTCAACAATTAACAATGTCAGAAACTGGATGGAAATTAGGCGATATGGCAGCCACGCGCGAAGCCTACGGCAAAGCGCTCAAAGAACTTGGCGATAAAAATCCCAATGTAGTTGTGCTTGACGCTGACTTATCCGGCAGTACTCAAACCAAACATTTTGCTAAAGCGCATCCTGATAGATTTTTTAATATGGGAATCGCTGAGATGAACATGATCGGCACTGCAGCTGGGCTAGCTCGCATGGGCAAGATTCCTTTTGCTTCAAGCTTTGCAATGTTTGCAGCTGGCAGGGCTTGGGAGTTTGTGCGCAACTCAGTCGCTCATAACCATCTCAACGTCAAAGTTTGCGCGACACACGCTGGACTTACAGTTGGCGAAGATGGTGCTAGTCACCAAATTATTGAAGACGTTGCTATCATGCGTGTCATCCCAACAATGACAGTTATTGTACCTGCCGATGCAATCGAGGCTTATCAAGCAATTTATGCAATTGCAGAGTATGATGGTCCTGTTTATGCAAGACTCGGTAGAGCCAAAGTACCAGTGGTTTTTGATGAGAATTATCGTTTCCAAATCGGCAAAGCCGCGACC of the Cyanobacteriota bacterium genome contains:
- a CDS encoding transketolase family protein, producing the protein MAATREAYGKALKELGDKNPNVVVLDADLSGSTQTKHFAKAHPDRFFNMGIAEMNMIGTAAGLARMGKIPFASSFAMFAAGRAWEFVRNSVAHNHLNVKVCATHAGLTVGEDGASHQIIEDVAIMRVIPTMTVIVPADAIEAYQAIYAIAEYDGPVYARLGRAKVPVVFDENYRFQIGKAATLLEGSDVSLIACGVMVYRALEAAKELAKQGIKAEVINMATIKPLDNAAIIKTATKTGRVITLEEHNVIGGLGDAVAAVISEEVDTKVKFKRMGIEDKFGQSGDGMALLDHYGLAVSDIVVEATRQCKA
- a CDS encoding transketolase, with product MTDFKQVEQKANEIRINSLKMVHAANSGHPGGSLSIADILASLYFGGHLKHNPKNPEDPNRDILVQSKGHASPALYSCLGLAGFFPIEETMSFRQLGSRFQGHIDRMRVPGVEISTGSLGHGLSNSVGIALAAKLDKHPRRVFAILSDGELQEGSNWEAAMSAAHFKLSNLTAIVDRNRIQLDGWTETTMGLDPLPDKFKAFNWEVIEINGHNLEQIDQALTKAAALGTGEKPIMIIASTIKGKGVSFMEDQVAWHGVAPQDADLANALKELV